From Pseudoalteromonas sp. DL-6, one genomic window encodes:
- a CDS encoding CatA-like O-acetyltransferase, translated as MSSADLSLRAIDFDQWPRKQHFELFQNFTQPYFNVCVKLSAKKLYTVCKQTNSAFFHGYVYCLLKACHEYEPMMLRIVNQKPYYLNTMRASVVELADDDSFRFSYFKQQNSLNEFANKAKAISHEAKLNPLFSDAFAATEGQADLIHVSVLPWLNFSSFSHAFTQGQSCGIPKFVFGQYNPNTGEMPLSIDVHHALLDGLHVAKFVQQLQHTFDSLSDNT; from the coding sequence ATGTCTTCTGCCGATTTATCTCTTCGGGCTATTGATTTTGATCAGTGGCCGCGCAAACAACATTTTGAATTGTTTCAAAACTTCACTCAGCCTTATTTTAATGTTTGTGTAAAGCTCAGTGCTAAAAAGCTATATACCGTGTGTAAGCAAACTAATAGTGCTTTTTTTCATGGTTATGTTTATTGCTTATTAAAAGCATGTCATGAGTATGAGCCGATGATGCTGCGTATTGTTAATCAAAAACCTTATTATTTAAACACCATGCGCGCGAGTGTTGTTGAGCTTGCCGATGATGACTCGTTTCGCTTTAGTTATTTTAAACAGCAAAACTCGTTAAATGAGTTTGCTAATAAAGCAAAAGCGATTAGTCATGAAGCAAAGTTAAACCCGCTGTTTTCTGATGCTTTTGCGGCAACAGAAGGGCAAGCTGATTTAATTCACGTTTCTGTTTTACCTTGGTTAAACTTTAGTAGCTTTTCGCATGCGTTTACCCAGGGTCAAAGCTGTGGCATTCCTAAATTTGTGTTCGGCCAATACAACCCTAATACCGGCGAAATGCCACTCTCCATTGATGTTCATCATGCGTTACTAGATGGACTACATGTGGCTAAGTTCGTTCAACAATTACAACATACATTTGATAGTTTAAGTGATAATACTTAA
- a CDS encoding Glu/Leu/Phe/Val dehydrogenase yields the protein MVVFNQVEFDNHEQVVFCSDKASGLKAIIAVHNTNLGPAVGGCRMWDYANDEDAVYDVLRLSKGMTYKNAVARLPFGGGKSVIIGNAKEIKSEQLFRAFGRQLERLNGSYYSAEDVNITCDDVALMNKETNYVLGLEGKSGNPSPFTAYGTFLGMKAALHHQRGIQDFSGIKVAVQGLGAVAYGLCKHLAEAGAELFVTDINQAAVERVVNDFGATAVGIDEIYDLDVDVYAPCALGATINDTTIPRLKATIVAGCANNQLAESRHGEILREKGILYAPDYVINAGGIINVYYETAPEGYSKEASNKHVEKIFDTLAEIFTRSEKEQKSTHLIADELAQEIIENGL from the coding sequence GTGGTTGTATTTAATCAAGTTGAATTTGATAACCATGAACAAGTGGTTTTTTGTTCAGACAAAGCGTCTGGTTTAAAGGCCATTATTGCGGTACATAACACAAACTTAGGCCCAGCTGTAGGCGGTTGTAGAATGTGGGATTATGCCAACGATGAGGATGCAGTATACGATGTACTGCGTCTATCAAAAGGGATGACCTATAAAAATGCTGTGGCACGCTTGCCATTTGGTGGTGGTAAGTCAGTTATTATTGGTAATGCAAAAGAGATCAAGTCTGAACAGCTATTCCGTGCATTTGGTCGTCAATTAGAGCGTTTAAATGGCAGTTACTACTCAGCAGAAGACGTAAACATCACCTGTGATGATGTTGCCTTAATGAACAAAGAAACAAACTACGTGCTAGGCCTTGAAGGCAAAAGTGGTAATCCATCGCCATTTACAGCTTACGGCACGTTTTTAGGTATGAAAGCAGCGCTCCACCATCAACGCGGCATTCAAGATTTCTCAGGTATTAAAGTGGCTGTGCAAGGTTTAGGTGCAGTGGCTTATGGCTTGTGTAAACACTTGGCTGAAGCTGGTGCAGAATTATTTGTTACTGATATTAACCAAGCTGCAGTTGAGCGTGTAGTAAACGACTTTGGTGCAACAGCGGTTGGTATTGATGAAATATACGACTTAGATGTTGATGTATATGCGCCTTGTGCGTTAGGTGCCACTATCAATGACACAACAATCCCTCGTTTAAAAGCAACAATTGTTGCAGGTTGTGCAAATAATCAGCTTGCAGAGTCACGCCATGGTGAAATTTTACGTGAAAAAGGTATTTTATACGCACCAGATTATGTAATAAATGCAGGCGGTATTATTAACGTGTATTACGAAACAGCACCTGAAGGTTACAGTAAAGAGGCGTCTAATAAACACGTAGAGAAGATTTTCGATACATTAGCTGAAATCTTTACACGCAGTGAAAAAGAGCAAAAATCAACGCATTTAATTGCTGATGAACTTGCTCAAGAAATTATTGAAAACGGACTTTAA